The nucleotide sequence ACGAGCAGCACCGTTTCGGGGTGTTGCAGCGAGCGGCGCTCCGGGGGAAGGCGAAGACGGCGCCGCATCTCCTTGTCATGACGGCCACGCCCATCCCCCGGACCCTGGCGATGACCCTGTACGGCGACCTCGACGTCTCCGTCATCGACGAGATGCCTCCCGGCAGGACGGCGGTCGAGACGAAGGTCGTCGGGGAGGAAAATCGGAAATCCGCCTGGGCGAGGGTCCGGAAAGAGCTGGCCGAGGGGGGGAGAGTCTACATCGTCCTGCCGCTGGTGGAGGAGTCGGAGAAGCTGACACTGCGGGACGCCACAAGGACCGCCGAGCGCGTCCGGGAGGCGTTCCCCGAGATCGGCGTCGGGCTGCTGCACGGCCGGATGAAGGCAGAGGAAAAGGACGCGGAGATGCGCCGGTTCCAGGAGGGGGAGATCCGGATCCTGGTCTCCACCACGGTCGTGGAGGTGGGGATCGACGTACCCGAGGCAACCGTAATGATGATCGAGCACGCGGAGCGGTTCGGGCTTTCCCAGCTGCACCAGCTCCGCGGCAGGGTGGGGCGGGGGACCCGACCTTCCGTCTGTTTCCTCTTCGTCGAGGGGCCTCAAGGCGAAGACGCCGTTGCGCGTCTGTCGGTGATGGAGAAGACCACGGACGGCTTCAAGATCGCGGAGGAGGACTTGAAAATCCGGGGGCCGGGCGATTTCGCCGGCGTCCGCCAGTCCGGAATCCCCGACCTCGTCTTCTCCGACATCGTCCGGGACGCTCGGATGCTCTCCCGTTCCCGGGAGATCGCCAATGCGCTCCTGGTGCGCGACCCCGGCCTGTCGCATCCCGAGCACGCCGCCCTGGCCCGCTGGATCGCCTCGAAAGAGGCCGCGGTTCCCACCATCGGGTAGCGGTCCCCTTCCGCACGGAGGTCGCTGCGCTTTCCGTGCGGTCGGCACGCTCCGAGCCGGGCCCGGCGGCGCAGCCGGCAACGGTTTCGCAGGATATGGTCGCGGGAGGCCGAAATTGACTTAACCGCCGCGATTTATTAGGATATCTTCTTTAATCTTTCCGGGAGAAGCCGAATGGAAGAGTTCCCAAGGATCAAGCGTCTGCCACCCTACGTTTTTGCGGTGGTCACCGAGCTCAAATCGAAAATGCGCCGCGCGGGGGAGGACGTCATCGACCTCGGGATGGGGAATCCCGACCTGGCCACTCCCAAGCACATCGTGGACAAGCTCATCGAGGCGGCAAGAAACCCCCGCAACCACCGGTATTCCCTCTCGCGGGGGATCCCGAAGCTGCGGCAGGCCATCTGCGCGTGGTACAAGCGGAAGTACGACGTCGACCTCGACCCGGATACCGAGGCGATCGCCACGATCGGCGCCAAGGAAGGGATTTCCCACCTCATGATGGCGATCATGGGGCCCGGGGACATCGCGATGGTGCCGAACCCCACCTATCCCATCCACGCGTATTCGGTGATCATCGCGGGGGCCGACGTGCGCTACATATCGCTTACGAGCGGAGAGGGCGATTTCATGGACCGCGCCCAGCGCGCCATGAAGACTCTCTGGCCGAAACCGAAGGTGATGATCATCTCGTTCCCCCACAACCCGACGACGGAGGTGGTCGACCTGTCCTTTTTTAAACGTGTTGTGGCATTCACCAAGGAGCACGGGATGCTCGTGGTCCACGACCTGGCCTACGCGGACCTGGTGTTCGACGGGTACAAGGCCCCCTCCATCCTCCAGGTTCCGGGAGCGAAGGACGTGGCGGTGGAGATGTACTCGATGTCCAAGGGGTACTCCATGCCCGGCTGGCGCGTCGGGTTCGTGGTCGGGAACAAGCGGATGGTATCGGCGCTCACCCGGCTCAAGAGCTATCTCGATTACGGCATGTTCCAGGCGATCCAGGTGGCGGCCACGGTCGCGCTTAACGGACCCCACCGCGTGGTCGATGAAGCCGTCGAGGTCTACCGGAAGCGGCGCGACTGCCTGGTGGACGGCTTCGCCCGCATCGGCTGGGAATTCCCCAAGCCGAAGGGGACGATGTTCGTCTGGGCGCCCGTGCCCGAGCCGTTCGCGGCAATTGGGTCGCTCGAATTTTCCAAGCTCCTGCTGACCAAGGCCAAGGTAGCCGTCTCGCCCGGGGTGGGGTTCGGCGAGCACGGGGAGGGATTCGTCCGGTTCGCTCTCGTGGAGAACGAGCACCGGATCCGGCAGGCGATCCGCGGCGTGAAGGCTCTCCTGCAGCAGGCTCCTGCTCACGCAAAGGTCAAGGCCAAATGATCGAAAGGCCCAAGGAAATCGGCATCGGCATCATCGGGTTCGGGACCATAGGGACCGGGACGGTGAAGCTGCTGCAGGGGAACGCGGAGCATCTGCGCCGGCGCGTGGGCGCGCCCCTCCGCATCCGGCGGATCGCCGACCTCGACATGACCCGGGACCGGGGAGTGGCGGTGCCGGAGGGGGTGCTGACCACCGACGGGTTCCAGGTCGCCCGCGACCCGGAGGTCCAGATCGTCATCGAGCTCGTCGGCGGGACCGGCGCCGCCAAGGATTTCCTCCTCGAGGCGATCCGGAACGGCAAGTCCGTCGTGACGGCAAACAAGTCGCTCCTCGCCGAGCACGGGCCCGAGATCGGCCGGGCGGCGCAGGCCGCCGGCGTGGACATGGGGTTCGAGGCGAGCGTGGGGGGCGGGATCCCCATCATCCGGGCGATGCGGGAGGGGCTGGCCGCGAACCGCATCCGGGAGATCTACGGGATCATCAACGGGACCTGCAACTACATCCTGAGCCGGATGACCAACGAGGGGAAGGAATACGCAGGAGTCCTGGCCGAGGCGCAGAAGATCGGACTGGCGGAAGCGGACCCTTCGTTCGACGTGGACGGCATCGACTCCGCGCACAAACTCTCCATTCTGGTGTGGCTCGCCACCGGCATGTACGTGTCGCCGAAGGAGATCTTCGTCGAGGGGATCCGCGACGTCCCGGCACTGGACATCGCCTTCGCGCGCGAATTCGGGTACGTGATCAAGCTGCTGGCAATCGCCAAGGAGAAGGGGGACGGCGTCGAGGTGCGGGTCCACCCCACGATGATCCCGTCCGATCACCTTCTGGCCACCGTCGGCGGCGCCAACAACGCGATCTACGTGAAGGGCGACTTCATCGGCTCCGCGCTGTTCTACGGCCAGGGGGCGGGGATGTATCCCACGGCCTCCGCGGTGGTGAGCGACGTCATCGAGATCGCGCGCAACCTGCGCGGAGGAGGGGTCGGCCGGATCCCCCCCAGCGGGTTCTTCCTGCACGACCCGGGGGAGAGGGCCGCGGTGTCTCCCTTCACCGACGTGCGATCCGAGTATTACCTGCGGTTCCAGGTCGTGGACAAGCCCGGCGTATTGTCCAAAATCGCCGGTGCGCTAGGGAGCCACTCCATCAGCATCTCGTCGGTCATCCAGAAGGGGAGGAAGGAAGAGAGCGCCGTTCCGATCGTCATCGTGACCCACCACGCCAGGGAAAGCGACATGCGCGCGGCGCTGACGGAGACCGACCGGCTCCCCGTCGTCCTCGACCGCACCCGCATGATCCGGATCGAAAACAACCTTTAAGGAAAAGGACGCCCACGCGATGCACTGGGAAGGGGTCATCCGCCACTATTCCGCCTTTCTTCCGCAAGTCCCGGACGACTGCGTGGTGACGCTGCTGGAAGGCAACACCCCGTTGGTGCCGGCGCCAGGCCTGGCGAGCCAGATTGCCCCCGGAACGGAGATCTTCCTGAAGTACGAGGGGCTGAATCCCACCGGGTCCTTCAAGGACCGGGGGATGACGATGGCGGTGTCGAAGGCCAAAGCCGCCGGGTCCGACTCGGTGATCTGCGCCTCCACCGGGAACACCTCGGCTTCCGCGGCGGCCTACGCGGCGCGGGCGGGGATGAAGGCGTTCGTGCTGATCCCGGAAGGACGGATCGCCCTGGGGAAGCTGTCGCAGGCGATGATCCACGGGGCGCGGGTGATCCAGATCCTGGGGAATTTCGACCAGGCTCTGACGCTGGTGAGGGAGATCTCGGGGAAGTACCCCGTGACCCTGGTCAACTCGCTCAATCCCTACCGGATCGAGGGACAGAAGAGCGCCGCGTTCGAGATCTGCGACGCTTTGGGCGACGCCCCCGATTACCATGTGCTCCCCGTCGGGAACGCGGGAAACATCACCGCATATTGGGCGGGCTACAAGGCCTACCGGGAGGCGGGCAGGATCGGAAAGCTCCCGAAGATGCTGGGATGGCAGGCGGAAGGCGCCGCGCCGATCGTGCGGGGCTACCCCGTCGAAAAGCCCGAAACGGTGGCCACCGCGATCCGGATCGGCAACCCGGCCTCCTGGAAGAAGGCGGAAGCCGCGCGGGACGAGTCCGGAGGGCTTATCCGGATGGTGAGCGACGCCGAAATCCTGGAGGCCTACAAGCTCGTCGCCGAGACGGAAGGAATCTTTTGCGAGCCGGCGTCGGCGGCCTCCATCGCCGGTGTGATAAAATCATCCAAGGAGTCGTTTTTCCTGAGCGGCGACCGTATCGTATGCACGCTCACCGGGCACGGTCTGAAGGACCCGGACAACGCGATCGCGCAGTCCGTGGCCCCGGTGACCATCCCCCCCGTGATGGACGAAGTCATGAAAGTTCTTGGTTTTTAAGGAGAACCACCATGCGGCGTAAGTATCTCATCCTCATCGGGGACGGCATGTCCGACTGGCCCATCGCCTCCCTCGGAAACCGGACGCCCCTGGAAGCTGCGGAAATCCCCAACCTGGATTACATGGCTTCCCACGGCGCGCTGGGGATGGTCCAGGTCGTGCCGAAGGAGATGTACCCGGGCAGCGATGTGTCGAACCTGAGCATCGTCGGCTACGATCCCCGCGAGGTATACACGGGCCGGTCCCCTCTGGAGGCCGCTTCGATGGGGATCGAACTCGGCAAGGACGACGTGGCGGTCCGCTGCAACGTCGTCGCGCTGAAGAACAACGGCGCGGATACCGAGATGGAGGATTTTTCCGCCGGCCATATCTCGTCGGCGGAGTCGGCGGAACTCCTGAAAGTTCTCCAGGAGAAGATCGGCGGTTCGTTCCCATCGGGGGGAGGGGACGCCGGCGTCCGCTTCTTTCCGGGCGTGAGCTACCGGAACCTGATGATCTGGCCGAACGGCAACGACGCCGTGGAGACGACCCCCCCGCACGACATCCACGGGAAGAAGATCACGGAGTACCTCCCCAGGGGGGAAGGGGCGGAAATGCTCCTCGACCTGATGGCGATTTCGCGGGAGGTGTTCGAGGACCACCCCGTCAACCGGAAGCGCCGCGCGGAGGGGAAGCTTCCGGGGAACTCCATCTGGCTCTGGGGGCAGGGGAAGGCGCCTCGGATCACCCCCTTTACGGAAAAATACGGACTCTCGGGCTCGGTGGTCGCCGCCGTCGACCTCATCAAGGGGATCGGGATCTATTGCGGCCTGTCGGTCATCCAGGTGCCGGGCGCCACGGGATACGTGGACACCAATTTCCGAGGGAAAGCCGAGTACGCCCTCAAGGCGCTGGAGGAGAAGGACTTCGTGCTCATCCACGTGGAAGCTCCCGACGAGGCGGGGCACAACGGAAGCGCCCCCGACAAGGTGCGCGCGATCGAGCGGATCGACAAGGAAATGCTTTCCCTGATTCTTCCCCGCGCAAGGGACGGTGGGGACCTGGTCCTCCTCGTGCTTCCTGACCACCCCACGCCGGTCGCCATCCGGACCCACGCCCAGGAGCCGGTCCCCTTCGTATTCTATCCGGCCCCGGAAGGGATGGCCACATTCCCGGGCAAACGGTACACGGAGGCCGACGCGAGGGAAACCGGGAATTTCGTGGAGATCGGGACACGCCTGATCGGCTACCTCCTCGGCCGCGAATGAGTGCACGGTAGAGAAATCGGTGGATCAATCCGTGGAGAAAGGGGAATAGCGTGGACCGAAATCTGGCGCTGGAAGTGGTCCGGGTAACGGAAGCGGCGGCGCTGGCGGCCGCCCGGTTGATGGGACGGGGAGACAACGTCGCAGCGGACGAGGCGGCGGTGACCGCCATGAGGAAGGCCTTGAACTTCGTCCAGTTCAAGGGGCGCGTGGTGATCGGGGAAGGGGAGCGCGACGAGGCTCCCATGCTCTACATCGGCGAGGAGGTCGGGGCCTCCGACTCCCCCCGCGTCGACATCGCGGTGGACCCCCTGGAGGGGACGAGCATCGTCGCCACGGGCGGCAACAACGCCCTTGCCGTCATCGCGATCGCGGAAGAGGGCGGGTTCCTCCACGCCCCGGACACCTACATGCAGAAAATAGCGGTCGGTCCGAAGGCAAAGGGCTCCATCGACATCCTGGCTTCTCCCACGGAGAACCTCCGCAGCATCGCCAAGGCGCTCCGGAAATACGTGGAGGACCTCTGCGTCATCATCCTCGATCGGCCCCGCCACCAGGAGCTCATCCGGGAGTGCCGGGAATCCGGCGCGCGGATCAAGCTGATCGGCGACGGCGACGTGGCGGGCGCCATCGCAACGGCGAAGGAAGAATCGGGGGTCGACGTGCTGATGGGAATCGGCGGAGCGCCGGAAGGCGTGCTCGCGGCAGCCGCGCTGAAATGCATCGACGGGGACTTCCAGGGGATCCTCAAGTTCCGCAACAAGGAGGAGGCCGAGCGGGCGAAGGCGATGGGCGTGGACGACCCGAACCGGGTCTACCGGATGGACGAACTCGCCCGTACCGAAGTGATGTTCGCCGCAACCGGGGTGACCTTCGGGGATTTCCTGAAAGGCGTCCGGTTCTTCAGCGGGGGGGCGCACACGCAATCGATCGTGATGCGCTCTAAATCGAAGACCCTCCGGACCATCGATACGACCCACTTCTTCGAACTCAAGCCGAAGTACGATTGATCGATGGACGCTACGGGGCGCATTGAAATCGACTTCAAGCGGTGCAAGGCCTGCGAGCTGTGCGTGCCCGCCTGCCCGACGAACTGCATCGAGATCGGCGTGAAGATCAACCCGCAGGGCTACGCGGCCGCGGTCTTCGCAAGGCCAGAGGACTGCACGGGGTGCGTGATCTGCGCGGAGGCCTGCCCGGACGTGTGCATCGAGGTTTGGCGATGAGCCTGGCGACGGCCGCCGCGCACCGCCTCCTGATGAAAGGGAACGAGGCGATCTGCGTCGGCGCAATCGCCGCGGGGTGCCGGTTCTACTACGGCTATCCGATCACCCCGCAGAACGACATCCCCGAATATATGTCCGCCCACCTGCCGCCGATCGGGGGGACCTTCCTCCAGGCGGAGAGCGAGATCGCCACGATCAACTTCATCCTGGGGACCTCGGCTTCGGGAAAGCGGGTGATGACCTCTTCTTCGGGGCCCGGGATTTCGCTGATGCAGGAGGGGCTCTCCTACATGGCCGGATCGGAGCTGCCCGCCGTCATCGTCAATATCTCGCGGTCCGGACCCGGGCTGGGCGGGATCGCCCCGTCGCAGGGCGACTACTTCCAGGCGGTCAAGTGCGGCGGCCACGGGGGGTACCGGATGCCCGTCCTGGCGCCGCATTCGGTCCAGGAGATGTACTCCCTGACGATGCTCGCCTTCGACCTCGCCGACAAGTACCGGAATCCCGCCATGATCCTCGGGGACGCGATCGTGGGACAGATGAAGGAGCCTTTCGAGACGATCCCGTACGTACCGGGCGTTTCCCTGGAGAAGCCCTGGGCGTTGACCGGTTGCGAGGGCCGTCCGAGGAAGCACCTCAAATCGCTGTATCTCAAGGACAACGCGATCGAGATCCACAACTGGAAGCTCCACCGGAAATACCTGCGGATGCAGGAAGAGGAGGTTCGCTACGAGGACTACCGCCTCGACGGAGCGAAGATCGCGATCGTCGCCTTCGGGACCGCTGCGCGGGTGAGCAAGACCGCCATCCAGTGGGCCCGGAAGGAAGGGATCGCGGTCGGCATGCTGCGGCCGGTCACCCTGTTTCCCTTCCCCTCCGCCCGGGTCGATGCGGTCGCCAGGCTCGCGGACGTCGTGCTGGTGATCGAGATGAACACCGGGCAGATGCTGGAAGACGTGAAGGTCAGTACGACGTTTCACGACAAGGTCCGGTTCCTCGGAAAGCCCTGCGCAATGCCTACTCCCGAGGAGATCCACGGGGAGATCCGGAGACTGGCGGGAAGGGCGGCATGACGACGGAAGGCAAGGATCGCTTCGAGAAGCAGGTGTTCTCCCGGCCGAAGAGCCTGGTAAACGTGAAAACCCACTTCTGCCCCGGCTGCCACCACGGGATCGCGCACCGGATCGTGGCCGCGACAATCGACCATTTCGGGCTGCGGGAAAAAACGATCGGCGTTGCCTGCGTTGGGTGCTCGGTGTTTTTGTACGACTACATCGACGTCGACGTGGCGGAAGCCCCCCACGGACGCGCGCCGGCGGTGGCCACGGGCGTCAAGCGGGCCCAGCCGGACAAGTTCGTCTTCACCTACCAGGGGGACGGCGATCTCGCAGCCATCGGGACCTCCGAGGTCATCCATGCCGCGAACCGCGGGGAGAACATCACCGTCATCTTCGTCAACAACACGACATACGGGATGACGGGCGGACAGATGGCCCCAACGACGATGCTCGGCCAGAAGACATCCACTTCCCCCTACGGGCGTGACTTCCGGAAAGACGGCTATCCGATCAAGATGGCCGAGCTGCTGGCCCCCCTGGAAGGGACGGCCTACTCGGCGCGGGTGGCGACCAGCACGCCGGCGCAGATCCGCAAGGCCAAGGAGGCGGTGAAAAAAGCGTTCGACATGCAGCTCAAGGAGATGGGGTTCTCGATCGTGGAGTTCCTCTCCACCTGCCCGACGAACTGGGGAATGAAGCCCGTCGACGCCCAGAAGCGGGTCCTCGGGGAGATGTCGGAATATTTCCCGCTGGGCGTGTTCAAGGAACGCAAGCAGGCGGATTTCGTATGAACACCGACGTCATCATGGCGGGGTTCGGAGGCCAGGGGATTCTCATGATCGGGAATCTCCTGTCCATCGCGGCGATGGAGGAGGGGAAGCACGTCACCTATTTCCCCGCCTACGGGGTCGAGATGCGCGGGGGGACCGCCAATTGCACGGTCGTCATCTCCGACGAGGAGATCGGGTCCCCCGTGGTGGGGCGCCCGAAAGCATGCGTCATCATGAACGGCCCGTCGCTGGAGAAGTATCTCCCGATGCTCCAGGAGGGAGGCGACCTGGTGATCAACCGATCGCTGGTCGATCCGGCGAAGGTCGGCCGCGGCGACCTGCGGCTGCTGTCGATCCCGGCCAACGACATCGCGCGGGAGGTCGTCGGGAGCCAGCAGCTGGCCTCGATGGTGGCCTTGGGGGCCTACGTGACGGTCGCCGGTGTGGTCCGGATGCAGACGCTGTTCGACTGCCTCCCAAAGGTCATCTCGAAAAAATACGAGAAGTTCATCCCGCTCAACGTCAACGCCCTGAAGGAGGGAGAATCCTTTGCCCGACATCACCCGTGACGAATCGTTGGACGACCTGCTTTCCAAGATCGCAGAGGAGTCGGGTGACTGGGGACCGGCCGCCGGGGATCCGGAGGTACAGGTAGGCGACCACATCCGGGAGTTCCGGGAATCCAGGGGCCTCTCCCTCCAGCAGCTGGCGGAAAAGACGGGGTTCTCGACGGCGTTGCTGTCGCAGATCGAGAACCGCATGACCTCCCCCCCTCTGGGAACGCTGGTGAAAATCGCCAATGCCCTCGACACCTACGTTTCCTCCTTCATCGGCAAGGAGGAGCGGGAATTCTCGATCGTCCGGAAACAGGACCGGACGACCGTCTCCCGGGTGGGGTTGAAGGATGGAGGCCAATCGGCCTACACCTACGAGGCGCTCGGCGCCGGGAAGGCCGGCCGGAAGATGGAGCCGTTCCTGGTACGCCTGAAACCGCTGATCGACCGGAACGTGGTGCGGAACTCCCACGAAGGGGAGGAGTTCCTCTACGTCCTTTCCGGACGGGTGGAGGTCTTCCTGGACAAATATTCCGACCTGCTCGGCGAGGGGGACTGCATCTACTACAATTCCACGATCCCGCACCACGTCCACTCGGCCGAGGAGAAGGAAGCGCTGATCCTCGCGGTTCTCTACCAGGGCAAGTGAGGGGCCGTGGGCGCGGCGGACGGCGCGCTCCGATTTGCGAGACGGACCTCAGAGGACCCCGCGCGCGCGGCATCCCGCTGGAAAGCCCTGACTGGGCGCAAGGCCGTCGGCTGTCTCCCTCTTTTTATCCCGGAAGAGATCCTTCACGCCGCGGGGATGCTCCCCGTAACGGTCTGGGGGGATGAATACGGAGATTCTCCCGCCTCCTGGGAAGTTCTCGACGGCTGGGTCTTCCCTCCCGTTCCGGGCCTCCCTGCGGAGCCCGAAAGATTCCTGACCGAGATGGCTTCCGGACAGCCGCAGGTTTCCCTTCGCTTCACACCCAGGAGCATGAAAGTCCCTTCGACGGAGGAGACGCTCGATCAGGTCGAGCGGCTTCGCGAGTGGGCCGGTGAAATCTCGGGAAGGCCGGCCTCCGACGGGGCGCTTTCGAAGTCCATCTCCATCTTCAACGAAAACCGGGGGTTCATCTCCTTGCTGGAAGGAAGGCTGGCGGCATCTCCAGGAGCCTATTCGGCCCTCGAGGTTTTCTGGTTGCTGCGCTCCGCGATGGCGCTGCCCAGGGAGGCGCACACCTTGCTGCTTCGGGCCGCGCTTTCCCGC is from Deltaproteobacteria bacterium RBG_16_64_85 and encodes:
- a CDS encoding alanine transaminase: MEEFPRIKRLPPYVFAVVTELKSKMRRAGEDVIDLGMGNPDLATPKHIVDKLIEAARNPRNHRYSLSRGIPKLRQAICAWYKRKYDVDLDPDTEAIATIGAKEGISHLMMAIMGPGDIAMVPNPTYPIHAYSVIIAGADVRYISLTSGEGDFMDRAQRAMKTLWPKPKVMIISFPHNPTTEVVDLSFFKRVVAFTKEHGMLVVHDLAYADLVFDGYKAPSILQVPGAKDVAVEMYSMSKGYSMPGWRVGFVVGNKRMVSALTRLKSYLDYGMFQAIQVAATVALNGPHRVVDEAVEVYRKRRDCLVDGFARIGWEFPKPKGTMFVWAPVPEPFAAIGSLEFSKLLLTKAKVAVSPGVGFGEHGEGFVRFALVENEHRIRQAIRGVKALLQQAPAHAKVKAK
- a CDS encoding homoserine dehydrogenase produces the protein MIERPKEIGIGIIGFGTIGTGTVKLLQGNAEHLRRRVGAPLRIRRIADLDMTRDRGVAVPEGVLTTDGFQVARDPEVQIVIELVGGTGAAKDFLLEAIRNGKSVVTANKSLLAEHGPEIGRAAQAAGVDMGFEASVGGGIPIIRAMREGLAANRIREIYGIINGTCNYILSRMTNEGKEYAGVLAEAQKIGLAEADPSFDVDGIDSAHKLSILVWLATGMYVSPKEIFVEGIRDVPALDIAFAREFGYVIKLLAIAKEKGDGVEVRVHPTMIPSDHLLATVGGANNAIYVKGDFIGSALFYGQGAGMYPTASAVVSDVIEIARNLRGGGVGRIPPSGFFLHDPGERAAVSPFTDVRSEYYLRFQVVDKPGVLSKIAGALGSHSISISSVIQKGRKEESAVPIVIVTHHARESDMRAALTETDRLPVVLDRTRMIRIENNL
- a CDS encoding threonine synthase, encoding MHWEGVIRHYSAFLPQVPDDCVVTLLEGNTPLVPAPGLASQIAPGTEIFLKYEGLNPTGSFKDRGMTMAVSKAKAAGSDSVICASTGNTSASAAAYAARAGMKAFVLIPEGRIALGKLSQAMIHGARVIQILGNFDQALTLVREISGKYPVTLVNSLNPYRIEGQKSAAFEICDALGDAPDYHVLPVGNAGNITAYWAGYKAYREAGRIGKLPKMLGWQAEGAAPIVRGYPVEKPETVATAIRIGNPASWKKAEAARDESGGLIRMVSDAEILEAYKLVAETEGIFCEPASAASIAGVIKSSKESFFLSGDRIVCTLTGHGLKDPDNAIAQSVAPVTIPPVMDEVMKVLGF
- a CDS encoding cofactor-independent phosphoglycerate mutase, which codes for MRRKYLILIGDGMSDWPIASLGNRTPLEAAEIPNLDYMASHGALGMVQVVPKEMYPGSDVSNLSIVGYDPREVYTGRSPLEAASMGIELGKDDVAVRCNVVALKNNGADTEMEDFSAGHISSAESAELLKVLQEKIGGSFPSGGGDAGVRFFPGVSYRNLMIWPNGNDAVETTPPHDIHGKKITEYLPRGEGAEMLLDLMAISREVFEDHPVNRKRRAEGKLPGNSIWLWGQGKAPRITPFTEKYGLSGSVVAAVDLIKGIGIYCGLSVIQVPGATGYVDTNFRGKAEYALKALEEKDFVLIHVEAPDEAGHNGSAPDKVRAIERIDKEMLSLILPRARDGGDLVLLVLPDHPTPVAIRTHAQEPVPFVFYPAPEGMATFPGKRYTEADARETGNFVEIGTRLIGYLLGRE
- a CDS encoding fructose-bisphosphatase, class II, yielding MDRNLALEVVRVTEAAALAAARLMGRGDNVAADEAAVTAMRKALNFVQFKGRVVIGEGERDEAPMLYIGEEVGASDSPRVDIAVDPLEGTSIVATGGNNALAVIAIAEEGGFLHAPDTYMQKIAVGPKAKGSIDILASPTENLRSIAKALRKYVEDLCVIILDRPRHQELIRECRESGARIKLIGDGDVAGAIATAKEESGVDVLMGIGGAPEGVLAAAALKCIDGDFQGILKFRNKEEAERAKAMGVDDPNRVYRMDELARTEVMFAATGVTFGDFLKGVRFFSGGAHTQSIVMRSKSKTLRTIDTTHFFELKPKYD
- a CDS encoding 2-oxoacid:acceptor oxidoreductase; this translates as MDATGRIEIDFKRCKACELCVPACPTNCIEIGVKINPQGYAAAVFARPEDCTGCVICAEACPDVCIEVWR
- a CDS encoding 3-methyl-2-oxobutanoate dehydrogenase subunit VorB: MSLATAAAHRLLMKGNEAICVGAIAAGCRFYYGYPITPQNDIPEYMSAHLPPIGGTFLQAESEIATINFILGTSASGKRVMTSSSGPGISLMQEGLSYMAGSELPAVIVNISRSGPGLGGIAPSQGDYFQAVKCGGHGGYRMPVLAPHSVQEMYSLTMLAFDLADKYRNPAMILGDAIVGQMKEPFETIPYVPGVSLEKPWALTGCEGRPRKHLKSLYLKDNAIEIHNWKLHRKYLRMQEEEVRYEDYRLDGAKIAIVAFGTAARVSKTAIQWARKEGIAVGMLRPVTLFPFPSARVDAVARLADVVLVIEMNTGQMLEDVKVSTTFHDKVRFLGKPCAMPTPEEIHGEIRRLAGRAA
- a CDS encoding 2-oxoglutarate oxidoreductase; translated protein: MTTEGKDRFEKQVFSRPKSLVNVKTHFCPGCHHGIAHRIVAATIDHFGLREKTIGVACVGCSVFLYDYIDVDVAEAPHGRAPAVATGVKRAQPDKFVFTYQGDGDLAAIGTSEVIHAANRGENITVIFVNNTTYGMTGGQMAPTTMLGQKTSTSPYGRDFRKDGYPIKMAELLAPLEGTAYSARVATSTPAQIRKAKEAVKKAFDMQLKEMGFSIVEFLSTCPTNWGMKPVDAQKRVLGEMSEYFPLGVFKERKQADFV
- a CDS encoding 2-oxoacid:ferredoxin oxidoreductase subunit gamma, which translates into the protein MNTDVIMAGFGGQGILMIGNLLSIAAMEEGKHVTYFPAYGVEMRGGTANCTVVISDEEIGSPVVGRPKACVIMNGPSLEKYLPMLQEGGDLVINRSLVDPAKVGRGDLRLLSIPANDIAREVVGSQQLASMVALGAYVTVAGVVRMQTLFDCLPKVISKKYEKFIPLNVNALKEGESFARHHP